The following coding sequences are from one Plectropomus leopardus isolate mb chromosome 10, YSFRI_Pleo_2.0, whole genome shotgun sequence window:
- the col8a1a gene encoding collagen, type VIII, alpha 1a has protein sequence MPASCLYLLMQGLIQETISTTKPRSVKALAMPPLPVPHFLTLLQLAVLTYVSAGAYYGHKQHPQQYQPMQHLQHMGVGKEGFPQQQYLGKEVPYMQYPHYRKEPPQMPMHKGKENARKGGGYKGGQDKGQTIPGGAEGIPQGEQGPAGPPGPEGPAGPPGPPGNGLPGPAGRPGPPGPPGGPGVGKPGLPGLPGKPGANGEAGPQGEMGPRGEEGPAGQPGPQGPPGPPGLPGIGRPGVQGLPGQPGTKGEPGHKGLPGLPGLPGPKGDKGMGLPGQPGHKGLPGPPGPAGPRGLPGFGKPGLNGAPGPQGPPGEKGHPGEPGPAGTPGEGGKPGPPGLPGQGKPGQNGLPGQPGMPGGKGHPGPPGLPGKPGLPGFGKPGLPGPKGDKGMGGPPGLPGPKGDKGHGGLPGMLGPPGPNGPPGPPGPMGTPGGVGAPGPKGDCGEGGPQGLDGAQGEPGAPGLPGKDGLPGDRGESGPRGPPGPSGAKGDIGHKGLPGNPGPQGLPGPKGQGGLPGEMGPQGPKGIPGMDGTAGPIGPPGLPGPKGERGLTGPPGTAGEGNPGLPGPAGPPGKEGSSGPPGQPGLPGPPGPPGPPGASGLSPDMAGVLSQMGPALDGVKAGGYGKKGQYAGNGAEVMGASGLEMPAFTAVVTTPFPPVGTPVIFDKLLYNGRQNYNPETGIFTCDMPGIYYFAYHVHCKGANVWVALMRNNEPVMYTYDEYKKGFLDQASGSAVLPLQPGDTVYIQLPSDQASGLYAGQYVHSSFSGYLLYPM, from the exons GCCTTGGCCATGCCTCCCCTCCCTGTCCCCCACTTCCTGACGCTGCTACAGCTTGCAGTACTCACTTATGTGAGTGCTGGGGCGTACTACGGACACAAGCAACACCCTCAGCAGTACCAGCCCATGCAGCACCTCCAGCACATGGGTGTTGGCAAAGAAGGCTTTCCTCAACAGCAGTACCTTGGCAAAGAAGTGCCCTACATGCAGTATCCCCACTACAGGAAGGAGCCACCCCAGATGCCCATGCACAAGGGCAAAGAAAATGCTCGTAAAGGAGGCGGTTATAAAGGTGGCCAAGACAAAG GTCAGACAATCCCTGGTGGTGCTGAGGGAATTCCCCAAGGAGAGCAAGGCCCAGCTGGGCCACCTGGACCAGAGGGACCTGCAGGACCTCCTGGACCTCCAGGGAATGGACTGCCTGGACCTGCAGGACGACCTGGACCTCCTGGTCCACCAGGAGGGCCCGGAGTAGGAAAACCAGGTTTGCCAGGACTGCCAGGCAAGCCAGGAGCAAATGGGGAGGCTGGACCACAAGGAGAAATGGGCCCTAGGGGTGAAGAAGGGCCAGCTGGGCAGCCAGGACCTCAGGGTCCCCCAGGACCACCTGGGCTACCAGGAATAGGTAGACCAGGAGTACAGGGATTACCCGGGCAACCAGGGACCAAAGGAGAGCCAGGTCACAAAGGTCTGCCAGGTCTACCAGGATTACCAGGACCCAAAGGAGACAAAGGAATGGGCCTGCCAGGCCAACCTGGTCACAAAGGGCTCCCAGGGCCCCCAGGACCTGCTGGCCCAAGAGGGCTGCCTGGTTTTGGAAAACCTGGGTTGAATGGAGCACCAGGGCCACAAGGACCACCAGGTGAGAAAGGACATCCTGGAGAGCCAGGACCAGCTGGGACACCTGGTGAAGGAGGAAAGCCTGGCCCACCAGGTCTACCTGGTCAAGGAAAGCCAGGTCAAAATGGCCTGCCAGGACAACCAGGCATGCCAGGTGGAAAAGGTCATCCAGGACCACCAGGTTTGCCAGGAAAGCCAGGACTGCCTGGATTTGGTAAACCAGGGCTCCCAGGACCAAAGGGTGATAAAGGTATGGGTGGGCCACCTGGACTTCCAGGACCAAAAGGAGATAAGGGCCACGGAGGACTACCTGGAATGCTTGGACCCCCTGGACCAAATGGCCCTCCAGGTCCTCCAGGCCCTATGGGAACCCCAGGAGGTGTAGGTGCACCTGGTCCAAAAGGAGACTGTGGAGAAGGAGGACCGCAAGGGCTTGATGGAGCCCAGGGTGAACCAGGTGCCCCTGGGTTACCTGGGAAGGATGGTCTGCCTGGAGATCGTGGAGAGTCAGGACCGAGAGGTCCACCCGGACCAAGTGGTGCCAAAGGAGACATTGGGCACAAAGGTCTACCTGGCAACCCTGGTCCTCAAGGACTTCCTGGGCCCAAAGGACAAGGTGGATTACCTGGTGAAATGGGACCTCAAGGTCCTAAAGGAATCCCTGGAATGGATGGCACAGCGGGGCCAATTGGGCCTCCTGGTCTTCCAGGGCCAAAAGGAGAAAGAGGTCTAACCGGTCCACCAGGCACTGCAGGTGAGGGCAATCCAGGTCTTCCCGGTCCCGCAGGACCCCCAGGAAAAGAGGGCTCATCTGGACCCCCTGGACAACCAGGTCTGCCTGGCCCTCCTGGCCCACCAGGCCCACCTGGAGCATCTGGTCTGTCTCCCGACATGGCAGGAGTGCTCTCTCAGATGGGCCCCGCACTCGATGGTGTTAAGGCTGGGGGTTATGGTAAGAAGGGACAATATGCAGGCAATGGGGCAGAAGTGATGGGTGCCAGTGGGTTGGAAATGCCAGCATTCACAGCAGTAGTAACAACACCCTTTCCACCTGTGGGCACTCCGGTCATCTTTGACAAGCTCCTGTACAATGGTCGCCAAAATTACAACCCTGAGACAGGAATCTTCACCTGTGACATGCCTGGCATTTATTACTTTGCCTACCATGTTCATTGCAAAGGAGCTAACGTGTGGGTGGCTTTGATGAGGAACAATGAGCCAGTAATGTATACATATGATGAATACAAAAAGGGTTTCCTAGATCAAGCATCGGGGAGTGCAGTACTACCTCTACAACCCGGGGACACTGTGTATATTCAGCTGCCCTCAGATCAGGCCTCAGGACTTTACGCAGGGCAGTATGTGCACTCCTCCTTCTCTGGGTATTTGTTATATCCGATGTAA
- the jagn1a gene encoding protein jagunal homolog 1-A, producing MTSRVGLRAAGVNGSDFKHRERVVPSYQMSASLKSEVRKLNLVHLLLWLLVAAQVTVSHFELVSHDTVSMPYQWEYPYLLSLLPLLCSSLSLPKNNISYLVISMISAGLFSVAPLIYGGMEMFPVAQQLYRHGKAYRFIFGFSAVTVMYLIMVVAVQVHAWQLYYMKKLLDSWFDATQEKKKK from the exons ATGACGTCACGTGTCGGTCTCAGAGCTGCTGGTGTCAATGGAAGTGActtcaaacacagagagagggtgGTCCCGTCTTACCAAATGAG TGCCTCCCTGAAGTCAGAGGTGCGGAAGTTAAACCTGGTCCACCTTCTCCTCTGGCTGCTGGTGGCGGCACAGGTGACTGTCAGCCACTTTGAACTGGTGTCACATGACACAGTGTCCATGCCGTACCAGTGGGAGTACCCCTACCTGCTCAGCCTGctccctctgctctgcagcAGCCTGTCACTGCCAAAGAACAATATCAGTTACCTGGTCATATCCATGATCAGCGCAGGGCTCTTCTCTGTGGCACCTCTCATTTATGGAGGGATGGAGATGTTTCCTGTAGCGCAGCAGCTCTACCGCCATGGAAAGGCCTACCGCTTCATTTTCGGCTTCTCTGCAGTGACTGTTATGTACCTCATTATGGTGGTTGCTGTTCAAGTGCATGCCTGGCAGTTATATTACATGAAGAAGCTGTTAGACTCATGGTTTGATGCCActcaggagaagaagaagaaataa